The region TGTTCATTCCTGCGTTCATTGCAAGAACAACGAATGCCTGGTTAACAAGTTTACGTACAGGAAGGTTGAATGAAATATTACTTGCAGCACCTGTAACATTGATTGTCGGGTACTGTGATTTTATATTTTTAATTAAGTCTACAATCATATTTATGCCATCTTCGGATGTACAAAGCATTTCTACGAGTGGATCGATGTGAATACGGGAAGGATCGATGTTGAATTCTTTAGCTTTTGCCATAATGTTAGTGAAAACTTCCAAACGCTTTTCTGCACTCTTTGGAATCCCTGTGTCATCGCAAAGAAGAGCTACGCATTCCCATGAAGTTCCGGCAATGATTGGGAATATTACATCAATTTTGTTGCCTTCGCCTGAAACTGAGTTAACAAGGCCTGGCTTTTTGCAGTATTTCATTGCTGCTGCAACTACATCTGCACTTGGGCTGTCTACAGCTATAGGAGTATCTGTAACCTCCTGTACTAAATCGATGAGCCATTTTAAAGTTTCTACTTCTATGTTTTCTTCAACTGAGGCACATACGTCGATAAAATGAGCTCCTGCTTCGCTCTGAGCTTTTGCAAGATTTTTGATATGTTCTGCGTCCCTTGCTGCTATAGCCTTTGCTACAGATGGAATTGAACCGTTGATTTTTTCACCAATAATGATCATTACAATTTACCTCCATACTTAAGTATTGTTAAAATTTGATTCATCTCATCTAAACTAACCCGAAGCGCCACACTTAAACTCCGGATTATTTGAGCTTCCCATATATATAAATGCCCTAAACACAAAAAAATATTGTATAATTTTTAGCTTTATACCCAATGAAAAGCGCAATTAGACAGTCTGAATTTATATAGAAGTTTATTAATACTTTCTTTATAGTATAATTCCTACTAGTAATTGTTGTCAATGAATATAGGTGATACCCATGGTATTAATTTGCCCTTTTGGCACTATTTTTAAAAAAAATGTAGAATTATTACAAATTTACTTTTTAAAAAAGAAGAAATCTTTAAAGCTATTTTTCTATCACTTCAATTAACTCTTTAATTCTAAGTTAACCAGCAATAAATCAACTTATTTTTCGGCTTAATAAACAATTAATTATTTTGATAAGTAACTCACGTTTTCTTCATAAGTTCTTCAAATAAAAAGGTTATTATATAAAAAAAGGGCTCTCCCCCTTTTATTCATATAGAAATAGCCCTATTGTTTCAGGGGTTATTTCTATTTTTTGAAACTATAAGATAGGAATTGATCCGACTCCCATTATACTCATTTACACATGGTCTGATAATGTTAATTTGCCGTGTCCAATTCTCCAACTGTTTTTTGGCTGAACAGAATTGTAATCGCATACACATGTTCATAACTATGCTTCTGATATTCATCAGGTGTGAAGAAATAATCAACATTATATGAATTAATTGAATTTTGAGCAGTTGAAATTTGTACTACCAGTGGAATTTCTTTTTCATAAGTGATTTCTGTCAAATCATTTAACATAGACGTTGCGCGTCCAATTCCTGTAATTTCTTCAGCAGGTTCAGCAGAATACTTTGTTGAGCCGCTGCTATGTTCGCTTTGTAATGCTATCCTTAACCCTTCGGCAAGATTTTCAAAATCGAGAGCAAGTCTGCCCATGCCATCAGGAAATTGCTGTCCGCCACCTGAAATCATTTTCCATTTACCATCTATCAGCTTATATGTATTAATTTGAACACTTTTTACGGTATCATCCAGCTTAAAATCATAGATAAGTTGATCATTATTGTCTCCAAGCAACTTAGCTATATTTTCTTCTTGCTGCGATAGTTCTGCTTTCTCAATATACATGCTTGGTTTTTTAACTGAGCTGCTGCAAGCTGAAAGAGAAAATATAAAGATAACTGCTATAATACCCGTTATTATTTTCTTCAATTATATTCCTCCAGTACTTCTGACAGTAATATACATATAACCCGCAGTTCAAATTTTAATTCCTTTGTCTTGCAGCCATTGATGAAAGTCTTTGGCGATGATACGTTCTCCCGTCATTCCCTCAGCGAGAGGGGATGCCAAAAAAAGAATGGCTTCATTCATAACATCAGGGCCTAACAGGTTAACTCTTTTTCTGAATTCTTCCCGTAATCCTTCCGGAATGAGCCCTGTATCTGCAGCACCACCGGGAAGAAGCACGTTAACAGTAATTCCATATTCACTCAACTCGGCAGTCATAATATTGGACAGTGCTTCAGCACCCGCACGGGAAGGCCCATAGGGAGTCTGGCCCTTATTCACCATGGTGGAGTGACTTGTTGAAACATTTACAATGCGCCCTTTCCTCCGGGCAACCATCATAGGCGCAAACCCTCTCGCAACTAAGAAATAACCTGTAAAATTGGTCTCAACAACGTCCCGAAAGCCATCAGGGTCTATCTCAAAAAAAAGCTTGGGATTGGTTGTAGGATTCACTCTTCCTATACCAAGTCCGGCATTATTTACAAGCAAATCAATATGCCCCCAGTTTTTCTTAACCCATGATACTGCTTCATCAACGGACTGCTCACTCCGTACATCCATTGGCAAAGCAAAGGCTTGCAATCCCTCACTTTGCAGGCGTCCTGCAGCTACATTCAGTTTTTCACCTGGCCGTGATGCCATCGCGACAGTTGCTCCGTTAAGCAGCAAAGTACGGGACATCTCAAAGCCAAAACCATCCGATGCACCTGTGATTACAGCATAAAATCCAGTTAGTTTGTGATTCATCCGGTTTGCCTCCTAAAATTTCCAAATTATAAATTATTTATAATTTTAATACATCTGCCTTTTAAACACAAGATGCACACATTGATGGGTAATAATACTGTGTTATCATCTTTCTAATAATTCAGAGCCTATGATATCCTAAACCAGATGATCTGTAAGTAAATTCCCTGACGGATACCACTCCTATTAAGTAAAATACGTCTAAGAAGTGGTAAAGGAATTAAAAAAACCACCTACGAAACACTAAATAATCGTAGGTGGTTTTTTAATACTTCCGTTGGCTTTAAACCTGTAAAACCTTCATAATACTGTATTTGGTGCGCGGGAGGGGAGTCGAACCCCTAAAACTACGAACCTGAATCGTATACGTATGCCAATTCCGTCACTCGCGCAGATTTAATTGCAAAAATAATTATATCACCAAATTATTGCTGTGTCTAGAGACATAAACAATTATATTCAAAGGCCTTCAACTACGAAGGCAAAGGGGGATACGCAAATGACTACCCCCGGCGGGGTCCAGCAAGTGGCGGTTGTGAATGAACCGGCTTAAGGCTTTCCTGCCATGCCCCGTACAACCACTCCGTTAACGGCAAGATATTTGTCTTCACCTAATATTTCGTCTCTTACAAGCTTTCCGTCGATGTATGTTTTCCTATATGATTTTACCTTGTAGCCGTTTTTGGAGCCTTCCTTTGTGACGGTAGTTCCCCAGGGTAGGCTGTAGTCGTTAATAATTCTTGGCTTGGGTTTTATTATCTCCACTATTTCTGTTTTTATATCCACCCTCAAATTTTTTGTTGTATCATCTCCGTAAATTTCAAATGCTACAGTGCTCCCTGATATTACACCTCGTATGTAAATTGGGCAGCTTCGGTTATTTTTAATCTTTAAATCTATATAGCCGGCAGATATTGTTGCATCCCTTCCCATAGCTATGTAGGTTGAAGGAAGTCCGTGATTTTTCCTCTCAACAATATCAAGATCTGCCAAAAGGGCGGCATTGTATAAAGTGGTTGCCACCTGACACACTCCCCCTCCCATCCCCTGCACTACCTCGCCGTTTACAATGACCTTTGCCTCTTTATATCCGTATCTGGCTACCCTTGGACCTAATACCTTATTAAGAGAGAATACTTCTCCCGGCATGACGACTGCGCCATCTGCGGATTTTGTACCTACAATAATGTTGGTAGCCCTGTTTCCGCTGCTGGAATAAAAACTTGTCTGAAATCTGGACAGCTTAACCTTGATGGCTTTCAGCATTTCTTCTGTTTTTTGCGCCTGGGTTTTAACAACAGGCACATTACATGTTCCTGATACTCCTTTGACCAATATTTCTTTAACCATTTTTAAGAATACTTCTTTATCAGCTTCTGTACCCTGTATATCGGAAGTTACATTAAAGGTTCCTGCTTTGTATGTAATAGTTGCATCTATCGGTTTTTCTGCTATATTATCGGCTATTTCTTGAAGCTTTTTTCTAAGAAGTTCTTCATCATAAACTGCATTGATTTCAATGTTTACATCTCTTTTTATAAACTCAAGATTAATTAACGCCAGTTCAACAAGATTGCTCTTCCGGCTTATTTTCCAGGCATCCTCCACAGCCGCTTCCACATCATAATGCCCTTTAACATCTTCATATTTAAGCTTCCATTCCTTATCGGCATACTTGATATCTATGGAATTGTCTTTAAGCCTTTGCTCCAGTTCCACCTTTAATTTATCTGCAGCCTCAGACCTTTTCATAAAACCTATATAGACATTGTTCACGCTGATGCCTTTTAAAATTTTATTATTTTGAAGCCATGCAGATATAATTATAATAGATAATACAAGCACTACTAAAACAATGGCTGAGACAGGAATTGTCATATCGGACTTGTCTTTAAAATTTATGGATTTTTTCTTGGACATTGTAATCCTCCACACTATGTAGTAAGCTTCAATATATATTATTAAATTAATTTTATTAAATCTCTTATCTATAGATATGAAGGATGATGGTAAAACTTAACCTTATGCTTATCCTTTTAATGCATAAAATAAAGAATGGATGCAATGATTTTAAAATTCATCGCATCCATAAAATTATCTTTTGCTTATGTTTACACTGCCGGTATTATTAACTATAATAACCTTTGCACCGCCGCCCTTTACCTTACCCTTAACTTCCATGTTTTCCTCGGTTCCGGATATATCAAAATCGCAATCTATATTTCCCACATTGGTTTTGGCATCTATTTCAAAGGCTGTGTCAGAAGGAAGGGATACATCCACCATACCCACATTTGTCGTGAATTTATATGTTCCTTCAGTGCCAATGGTTCCGTCAAACAAAACTCTTCCTACGTTGCTCGTAAGGGCTGAATCGGCTTTCAGGCTGCTTTTTCTTACAGTAACATCGCCGGTTACGGCTTTAAGATTTATAACTCCCCAGCAGTCATTTAAATCTATTTTACCCACATTATTAACAACATCAATATCTCCTTCAGCACCGCTTAACTTTATGTCGCCAACCTCTGCATCCACTTTATATGCTTTTATTGTCTGAGGAACATAAATTTCAAACTCCACCGACATGCCATTATTTTTAAACTTGGGAAGGAAAGCTTTTATAGTGTATTTATC is a window of Oxobacter pfennigii DNA encoding:
- a CDS encoding VanW family protein, with the translated sequence MSKKKSINFKDKSDMTIPVSAIVLVVLVLSIIIISAWLQNNKILKGISVNNVYIGFMKRSEAADKLKVELEQRLKDNSIDIKYADKEWKLKYEDVKGHYDVEAAVEDAWKISRKSNLVELALINLEFIKRDVNIEINAVYDEELLRKKLQEIADNIAEKPIDATITYKAGTFNVTSDIQGTEADKEVFLKMVKEILVKGVSGTCNVPVVKTQAQKTEEMLKAIKVKLSRFQTSFYSSSGNRATNIIVGTKSADGAVVMPGEVFSLNKVLGPRVARYGYKEAKVIVNGEVVQGMGGGVCQVATTLYNAALLADLDIVERKNHGLPSTYIAMGRDATISAGYIDLKIKNNRSCPIYIRGVISGSTVAFEIYGDDTTKNLRVDIKTEIVEIIKPKPRIINDYSLPWGTTVTKEGSKNGYKVKSYRKTYIDGKLVRDEILGEDKYLAVNGVVVRGMAGKP
- a CDS encoding methyltetrahydrofolate cobalamin methyltransferase — encoded protein: MIIIGEKINGSIPSVAKAIAARDAEHIKNLAKAQSEAGAHFIDVCASVEENIEVETLKWLIDLVQEVTDTPIAVDSPSADVVAAAMKYCKKPGLVNSVSGEGNKIDVIFPIIAGTSWECVALLCDDTGIPKSAEKRLEVFTNIMAKAKEFNIDPSRIHIDPLVEMLCTSEDGINMIVDLIKNIKSQYPTINVTGAASNISFNLPVRKLVNQAFVVLAMNAGMNSVIMDPLNRDMMGMIFATEALLGMDDYCMEYISAYRDGIFGPVNK
- a CDS encoding SDR family NAD(P)-dependent oxidoreductase, which translates into the protein MNHKLTGFYAVITGASDGFGFEMSRTLLLNGATVAMASRPGEKLNVAAGRLQSEGLQAFALPMDVRSEQSVDEAVSWVKKNWGHIDLLVNNAGLGIGRVNPTTNPKLFFEIDPDGFRDVVETNFTGYFLVARGFAPMMVARRKGRIVNVSTSHSTMVNKGQTPYGPSRAGAEALSNIMTAELSEYGITVNVLLPGGAADTGLIPEGLREEFRKRVNLLGPDVMNEAILFLASPLAEGMTGERIIAKDFHQWLQDKGIKI
- a CDS encoding DUF4097 family beta strand repeat-containing protein; its protein translation is MKKRIIAAMLMIYVSIMLSACDLINIGGRTIGLNRVEENTQKTIEAGGIKTIEVISPVGSVDIETWEKNEIQIVATKINNGLKEKAELLDELKNAEIFYEKKDDKYTIKAFLPKFKNNGMSVEFEIYVPQTIKAYKVDAEVGDIKLSGAEGDIDVVNNVGKIDLNDCWGVINLKAVTGDVTVRKSSLKADSALTSNVGRVLFDGTIGTEGTYKFTTNVGMVDVSLPSDTAFEIDAKTNVGNIDCDFDISGTEENMEVKGKVKGGGAKVIIVNNTGSVNISKR